In Nitrospirota bacterium, one genomic interval encodes:
- a CDS encoding DUF1015 domain-containing protein has translation MAEIIPFKGILYNQEKIKDITQVVTPPYDVISPDEQEKFYNRHENNIIRLDLGKEYPDDNEQKNRYTRAAGHLSNWLSNEILIKDNAPSIYYYDLTYTLKDATQKVMKGFIALCRLEDFSAGVVVPHEYTLSKPKSDRLNLLRACSANFSFIFSLYSSGSKINNAFAENIGNSAPKIDVLDDNKYRHRLWSVSDPAVINLVQQEMKNQTVYIADGHHRYESSLNYRNELREKGTITDANHPANYIMMYFANMDEPGLTVLPTHRLLHSLPADKLQNLTDKLASNFNLQYFNFEQAGESTAKQQLLATMKQAKSDEHLFGMYLNGDNRYILLSLKNESLLEKRSSDKPIAWRRLDVAILQNFILEDILGLSEDSIRKQENLTYVKDDDAINRVRDGKCQIGFLLNATKIEEIRDVTNTGERMPQKSTYFYPKFLTGLVFNKF, from the coding sequence ATGGCAGAGATAATCCCATTTAAAGGCATCCTGTACAATCAGGAAAAGATCAAAGACATAACTCAGGTTGTCACACCGCCGTATGATGTCATATCGCCGGATGAACAGGAGAAATTCTATAACAGGCATGAAAATAATATAATCAGGCTTGACCTCGGGAAGGAGTATCCTGATGATAATGAACAGAAAAACCGCTACACAAGGGCGGCAGGCCACCTTTCCAACTGGCTCTCAAATGAGATACTGATAAAAGATAATGCACCATCCATATATTATTATGACCTGACTTATACTCTTAAAGACGCCACTCAAAAGGTCATGAAGGGTTTTATTGCCTTATGCAGGCTGGAAGACTTCAGCGCAGGGGTAGTTGTTCCGCATGAATATACGTTATCCAAACCAAAATCAGACAGGCTGAACCTGCTTCGTGCCTGCTCTGCCAATTTCAGCTTTATATTCTCACTTTACTCTTCCGGCAGTAAGATAAATAATGCGTTTGCTGAAAACATTGGAAACTCAGCCCCGAAAATAGATGTGCTGGATGACAATAAATACAGACACAGACTCTGGTCAGTATCAGACCCGGCGGTGATTAATCTGGTCCAGCAGGAGATGAAAAACCAGACCGTCTATATCGCTGACGGACACCACAGGTATGAGTCTTCCCTGAATTACAGGAATGAGTTGAGGGAAAAAGGGACTATAACAGATGCAAACCATCCGGCAAATTACATCATGATGTATTTTGCAAATATGGATGAACCCGGACTTACCGTACTCCCGACCCACAGGTTATTGCACAGCCTTCCTGCGGATAAACTACAGAATCTTACAGACAAACTTGCATCAAACTTCAATCTTCAATACTTTAACTTTGAACAGGCCGGCGAATCAACAGCAAAACAGCAGTTACTCGCTACAATGAAACAGGCAAAATCAGATGAGCACCTTTTCGGGATGTATTTAAATGGAGACAACCGCTACATACTGCTCTCTCTTAAAAACGAGTCACTGCTTGAGAAGAGGTCATCAGATAAGCCGATTGCATGGAGAAGGCTTGACGTGGCAATACTGCAAAACTTTATCCTTGAAGACATACTTGGACTGAGTGAGGATTCTATAAGAAAACAGGAAAACCTTACTTATGTTAAAGATGATGATGCCATCAACAGAGTCCGTGATGGCAAATGTCAGATAGGATTTCTCTTAAATGCCACAAAGATTGAAGAGATAAGGGATGTGACAAATACAGGTGAGCGTATGCCGCAGAAGTCCACATACTTTTATCCAAAATTTCTGACAGGGCTTGTGTTCAATAAATTTTGA
- a CDS encoding helix-turn-helix transcriptional regulator has protein sequence MKEEKYEVMRGLSVGKRIKYLRKYLGLSQEKLGELIGVSYQQIQKYEKGENKINVERLLQISGVLQVPVKTFFEDIQRIEEHPPLYYQKGLAEEEKEIIKYLRLIPDKEFRANLVRLVKAAAETLQKNNK, from the coding sequence ATGAAAGAAGAAAAATATGAGGTGATGCGGGGGCTTTCTGTAGGAAAACGGATAAAATATCTGAGGAAATATCTTGGATTATCACAGGAAAAACTTGGAGAGCTGATAGGCGTATCTTACCAACAGATACAGAAATATGAAAAGGGTGAGAATAAGATCAATGTGGAGAGGCTACTTCAAATCTCCGGTGTATTGCAAGTACCAGTGAAAACATTTTTTGAAGACATCCAGAGGATAGAAGAACACCCGCCTTTATACTACCAGAAAGGGCTTGCAGAGGAAGAAAAGGAGATAATCAAATATCTGCGATTGATACCTGATAAGGAATTCAGGGCAAACCTGGTCAGGCTTGTAAAAGCTGCTGCAGAGACACTTCAGAAGAATAATAAATAG
- the ilvE gene encoding branched-chain-amino-acid transaminase produces MLIYINGSLIPGSEAKVSVFDRGFLYGDGVFETLRSYNGVIFHCDDHLERLFESADGISLTCPFTKEYLKEALYRTLKENNLKNAYLRLTITRGESEPGLEIVQSIEPTVIIIPKEFNGYPESLYLTGIHAAVVNTRRTPPSSLNPAIKSINFLNNIIARAEAKALGATEGIMLSTEGYVAEGTTSNIFIVKDSIIKTPSLETGILNGVTRSVVINLARENQITVIEEPFYPDELYNADECFITNTTYEIMPVTRLNGRSVGNGRPGEITKKLITLFKANLLLTQSFKTVIVPL; encoded by the coding sequence ATGTTAATCTATATCAACGGAAGCTTAATCCCCGGTTCAGAGGCAAAGGTATCTGTCTTTGACCGGGGATTCTTATATGGAGACGGCGTATTCGAAACACTCAGGTCTTATAATGGTGTCATATTCCATTGTGACGACCATTTAGAACGATTGTTTGAATCTGCTGACGGCATTTCTCTGACATGCCCTTTTACAAAAGAATATCTTAAAGAGGCACTATACAGGACGTTAAAGGAAAATAATCTAAAGAATGCCTATCTCAGACTGACCATTACACGCGGAGAGTCCGAACCGGGACTTGAGATTGTTCAATCCATTGAACCCACTGTAATAATCATCCCGAAGGAGTTTAACGGCTACCCTGAAAGCCTCTATTTAACAGGCATTCATGCCGCAGTCGTAAATACAAGACGCACACCCCCTTCCTCACTGAACCCTGCAATAAAATCAATAAACTTCCTGAATAACATAATAGCAAGGGCAGAGGCCAAAGCCCTTGGCGCAACAGAAGGGATAATGCTCAGCACAGAAGGATATGTTGCTGAAGGGACAACAAGCAATATCTTTATAGTCAAAGACAGCATCATCAAAACACCTTCATTGGAAACCGGCATCCTTAATGGGGTAACAAGGTCTGTTGTTATAAATCTAGCAAGGGAAAATCAGATTACAGTAATTGAGGAGCCATTTTATCCGGATGAACTTTACAATGCCGATGAATGTTTCATTACAAATACTACCTATGAAATCATGCCGGTAACCAGATTGAATGGACGCAGCGTAGGGAATGGCAGGCCGGGTGAGATTACAAAGAAATTAATCACATTATTTAAGGCCAACTTACTATTGACTCAGTCTTTTAAAACTGTTATCGTGCCATTATGA
- the amrA gene encoding AmmeMemoRadiSam system protein A yields the protein MVHTVHPLVLLAREAIKTYLEKGDVLRVPSMLTDEMQEEHGVFVSLKIKGRLRGCIGTYEPSCSNVAEEVIHNAIGSATRDPRFMPVTLSELENIDISVDVLTAPERIKSADELDTVKYGVIVKSGYKRGLLLPAIEGVDTVEEQIEIAKSKAGITHGEAIELFRFEVRRFK from the coding sequence ATGGTACACACAGTTCACCCGCTTGTTTTATTGGCAAGAGAGGCAATCAAGACATACCTTGAAAAAGGTGATGTGTTAAGAGTGCCATCTATGTTAACAGATGAAATGCAGGAGGAGCATGGTGTCTTTGTATCCCTCAAGATAAAAGGGAGGTTACGAGGGTGCATCGGGACTTATGAACCCTCATGTTCTAATGTAGCTGAAGAGGTTATCCATAACGCCATAGGCTCTGCAACAAGAGACCCAAGGTTTATGCCGGTAACATTATCTGAATTAGAGAATATTGATATTTCCGTAGATGTACTTACTGCACCTGAACGTATAAAGTCTGCGGATGAATTAGACACTGTAAAATATGGTGTTATTGTTAAAAGCGGTTATAAGAGAGGACTGCTGCTTCCGGCTATTGAAGGGGTTGATACTGTGGAAGAACAGATTGAGATTGCAAAAAGTAAGGCCGGCATTACACATGGTGAAGCAATAGAACTATTCAGGTTTGAGGTACGGAGATTCAAATAA
- a CDS encoding polyprenyl synthetase family protein, with protein sequence MKTYAKLTMDDVWYQYGEDLRRVEDQIRKDLKSNVPLIDTISTYIFKSGGKRFRPLLLILTSEIAGYSGDARIELASVIELIHTATLLHDDVLDEAHIRRGNKTARMLWGNQASILVGDYLYTKAQCNIVSFRNHEINEAVADATRAMTKGELAQLQFNSDLSITEADYLDIIANKTASLISTACRIGGILGGCTPEKKEMIESFGWNIGMAFQVSDDTLDYAADKKKLGKTIGKDLQEGKVTLPLLTLLQRCSKEEVSVIEQVIRLSDFSEENLGLILKLMNKHDVINYSFDKAREYVEKAKKSLLMFDDSTHLQALFTVADYVVDREL encoded by the coding sequence TTGAAAACTTATGCAAAGTTGACTATGGACGATGTCTGGTATCAATATGGGGAAGACCTCCGCCGTGTTGAGGATCAGATCCGAAAGGACCTGAAATCAAACGTCCCTTTAATAGATACTATCAGCACATACATTTTTAAAAGCGGGGGCAAACGTTTCAGGCCATTACTTTTAATACTTACCTCTGAGATTGCAGGATATAGCGGAGATGCAAGGATAGAGCTTGCCAGTGTAATAGAACTGATCCATACTGCAACCCTTCTCCATGATGACGTGCTGGATGAGGCACATATCCGCCGGGGCAATAAGACTGCCCGCATGTTATGGGGAAATCAGGCCAGTATTCTTGTCGGTGACTACCTATATACAAAGGCCCAGTGCAACATCGTCTCATTCCGTAATCATGAAATAAACGAGGCAGTGGCGGATGCTACAAGGGCTATGACAAAGGGCGAACTCGCCCAGCTCCAGTTTAACAGCGACCTCTCCATCACAGAGGCGGATTATCTCGATATTATTGCAAACAAGACCGCATCCCTTATCTCTACAGCCTGCCGAATCGGAGGAATCCTTGGCGGGTGTACCCCTGAAAAAAAGGAGATGATAGAGTCATTCGGCTGGAATATCGGCATGGCATTTCAGGTATCAGATGACACGCTGGATTATGCGGCTGATAAAAAGAAACTTGGAAAGACGATTGGGAAAGACCTTCAGGAGGGCAAGGTTACCCTTCCGCTTTTGACACTCCTCCAGAGATGTTCAAAAGAAGAGGTGTCTGTAATAGAACAGGTTATACGGCTTTCAGATTTTTCAGAGGAAAATCTCGGTCTTATTTTAAAGTTAATGAACAAGCATGATGTTATTAATTATTCATTCGACAAGGCAAGGGAATATGTTGAAAAGGCTAAGAAGAGTCTCCTGATGTTTGATGACTCCACTCACCTGCAGGCCCTTTTTACAGTAGCCGATTATGTGGTTGACCGTGAATTGTAA
- the lpdA gene encoding dihydrolipoyl dehydrogenase yields the protein MTNNTKEFDLAIIGGGPGGYVAAIKAAQLGLSTCLIEKDKVGGTCLHRGCIPTKSLLYSAYLYHLSKRSQDFGIKCEGVTIDFPQVRKRKELVVNKLYNGVKGLLKKNRVEVVEAEGRLSGLSAKGKILLFNDGNETGELRAKKIIIASGSAPLVPSWLPFDRINVLSSDELLELDHIPSSLIIAGGGDIGIEFAYLFNTLGCSVTVVEMKEGILPFEDNEISTVLQKQLTRKGIKILTETMVEHVSSDNNGVTVEIKRKDGQKETITAEKMLAALGRRPVAEKIGTELLGIELNNRFIKVNGNFETTANGIYAIGDIAGPPLLAHAASQEGILAVHHITGKEVHPYNPHLVPRVNYSHPQVASIGLTTREAEEKGYDVQTGKFPFAANSKAIISGEEIGGFVKIVADKKYGEVLGVHIIGPEVSELIGGLSMAMSLGATHFDISNTIFPHPTLSEVIKEVAHAVEGQAIHI from the coding sequence ATGACAAACAATACAAAAGAGTTTGACCTTGCTATAATAGGTGGCGGGCCTGGGGGATATGTAGCTGCTATAAAGGCGGCACAGCTCGGACTCTCTACATGTCTGATTGAAAAAGACAAAGTGGGCGGCACCTGCCTGCACAGGGGGTGTATCCCGACAAAGTCTCTTCTTTATTCTGCATATTTATATCATCTTTCAAAACGGTCTCAGGACTTCGGGATTAAGTGTGAAGGTGTGACAATAGATTTCCCTCAGGTACGGAAAAGAAAAGAGCTGGTGGTAAATAAACTCTACAATGGTGTTAAGGGACTTTTAAAGAAGAACCGCGTAGAGGTTGTGGAGGCTGAAGGACGGCTGTCTGGGCTGTCTGCAAAGGGAAAGATACTACTGTTTAATGATGGTAATGAAACAGGTGAATTAAGGGCAAAAAAAATTATTATTGCCTCCGGTTCAGCCCCATTGGTCCCCTCATGGCTTCCATTTGACAGGATAAATGTTCTTTCCAGTGATGAGCTCCTGGAGCTGGACCATATCCCATCATCACTTATAATCGCAGGTGGCGGCGACATAGGCATCGAGTTTGCCTATCTCTTCAATACATTGGGTTGCAGCGTAACAGTAGTTGAGATGAAGGAAGGTATATTACCGTTTGAAGATAATGAGATAAGCACTGTGCTTCAAAAACAACTCACCCGGAAAGGCATAAAGATACTTACAGAAACTATGGTTGAACATGTAAGTTCCGACAATAACGGCGTTACTGTTGAGATAAAAAGGAAAGACGGGCAGAAAGAGACCATCACTGCTGAAAAGATGCTGGCCGCCCTCGGAAGAAGACCCGTGGCGGAAAAGATTGGCACAGAACTCTTAGGGATTGAACTTAATAACAGATTTATAAAAGTTAATGGAAATTTTGAAACCACTGCAAACGGAATCTATGCAATCGGAGACATTGCAGGCCCTCCCCTGCTTGCACATGCCGCCTCTCAGGAGGGGATTCTTGCAGTACACCATATAACAGGAAAAGAGGTTCACCCCTATAATCCTCATTTAGTACCGCGAGTCAACTATTCTCATCCTCAGGTAGCAAGTATAGGACTGACAACAAGAGAGGCAGAAGAAAAAGGATATGACGTTCAAACCGGCAAATTCCCCTTCGCTGCTAACAGCAAGGCGATCATATCAGGAGAAGAGATAGGCGGCTTCGTTAAAATAGTTGCTGATAAAAAATATGGAGAGGTACTCGGAGTTCATATAATCGGCCCTGAGGTATCTGAATTAATCGGCGGCCTTTCCATGGCCATGTCCCTCGGAGCCACCCACTTCGACATCTCCAACACCATCTTCCCTCACCCTACACTTTCTGAGGTAATTAAAGAAGTTGCCCATGCGGTTGAGGGGCAGGCGATACATATATAA
- a CDS encoding ATP-binding protein, producing MPIGKHSFFLFGPRQTGKTTLVQTILSSGTPHFSVNLLEIETYVKYSRDPALFHQEIEFWLRKHSSGVVFVDEIQKLPLLLDQIHAMIETYKGRLTFIMTGSSARKMKRAQVNLLAGRAWSFNLFPLTYFEIGDAFQLKEVLRYGTIPVIFEMDDRDKVRTLKAYTETYLKEEILAEAIVRNTPAFSRFLELAADQSGMSVNYNNFARETGVASKTIKEYYQVLEDTLIAFPLQPYLKSARKRLVSHPVYYLFDLGVINALCRRLEAEPVKGTDLYGRLFEHFILLEIYRLNRYSEKDWPMFYWRTSQGAEVDIVLETGHELLAVEIKSKSQIRSSDLRGLYNFLGEYKGSRGICITTSDRPYEVNGIECLPWQEFLQMFLSQQ from the coding sequence ATGCCAATAGGAAAACACAGTTTTTTTCTATTTGGGCCACGGCAAACCGGGAAGACTACATTGGTTCAAACCATCCTCTCTTCCGGAACACCACATTTTTCCGTAAACCTTCTTGAAATAGAGACTTATGTTAAGTACTCAAGGGATCCGGCCCTTTTTCATCAGGAAATTGAATTTTGGCTCAGGAAACATTCCAGCGGGGTTGTGTTTGTTGACGAAATCCAAAAACTCCCGCTTCTTCTGGATCAAATCCATGCAATGATAGAAACCTATAAAGGACGGCTTACTTTTATTATGACAGGTTCAAGTGCAAGGAAGATGAAACGTGCACAGGTAAACCTCCTGGCCGGACGGGCATGGTCATTTAACCTTTTTCCTTTGACATATTTTGAAATTGGGGATGCCTTCCAGCTAAAAGAAGTGTTGAGGTATGGAACTATACCCGTCATCTTTGAAATGGATGATAGAGATAAGGTGAGGACACTCAAGGCATATACGGAAACATACCTGAAGGAAGAGATTCTTGCAGAGGCAATAGTCCGTAATACTCCAGCCTTCAGCCGTTTCCTTGAGCTTGCGGCAGATCAAAGCGGGATGTCTGTAAACTATAATAACTTTGCCAGGGAAACAGGGGTGGCTTCAAAAACTATAAAGGAATACTATCAGGTACTTGAAGATACTCTTATTGCTTTCCCCCTCCAGCCTTATCTGAAAAGCGCACGAAAGCGGCTCGTCTCCCATCCTGTATATTATTTATTTGATCTGGGAGTCATTAATGCACTTTGCCGGCGTCTGGAGGCCGAACCGGTCAAAGGTACTGATTTGTACGGAAGGCTTTTTGAACATTTCATCCTTCTTGAGATTTACCGTCTGAACCGTTACTCAGAAAAAGACTGGCCTATGTTCTATTGGCGAACCAGCCAGGGAGCAGAGGTGGACATTGTCCTTGAAACAGGACATGAACTCCTGGCAGTTGAGATTAAAAGCAAGAGTCAGATTCGTTCATCAGACCTTCGTGGGCTTTACAATTTTCTGGGAGAGTACAAAGGTTCACGGGGGA